The Epinephelus lanceolatus isolate andai-2023 chromosome 1, ASM4190304v1, whole genome shotgun sequence genome has a window encoding:
- the LOC117256386 gene encoding protein-glutamine gamma-glutamyltransferase E-like, translating to MDNSRTCGTCEAPLMVPGGTTSIFDSVQPSPMKNNFLHHTSEISLTELIVRRGQPFDVDIKLTKPFDPKLHPLKIVASTGEKPSEDSGTASMFGIPDTVKRSASAKAVWKVELHKDSDPKSGKLVLSISPPADAPIGEYTLKGWHRDEEKLLAKPVVLFNPWCRDDQVYMENAKEVEEYVMNEQGVLYRGSKNYIMPLDWDLGQFEEDMVKISLKMLDISHKHYENPAEDVASRSDPIYVGRVISAMINSEDDHGVLEGNWGGNYEDGFSPSHWSGSHAILKRWYDSDCKPVKYGQCWVFAGVMCSVMRLLGVPTRTITNFASAHDTNGNLTIDRFYAEEGVTRKQTHDSVWNFHVWTESYMKRPDLSETGKYDGWQVLDPTPQEMSDNVYCCGPASVKAIRIGQVDLKYDCPFVFAEVNADIVDWLVKKDGSQTKIESFPGRVGINTSTKAVGSKKRVDVTDTYKPKEGSDKERAVFKYAINVTKDYSATDDDEEMEEEEEEEMEENDGAEEGEDSVETEEGAEDEEVEEPDIDETEEDEEAPAPAPAPAPVPPVVMTFVEVTHPTNGKDVRLKLKLKSSTARQLSINISVQAMHYNGRPAVNIKHQEMERSLEPGKALLIPIRIPFIIYHEHMINADSMNVSAVVTDMENPDHTYLADDEVVLLDPPISLEIFGKPQVHRRARGEVVFRNPANETLTNCHLTLSGSGLWRDEVEVKIPDLRPNRQVRVKFFFFPYKAGKKTAMADFDCNSFRDVKVSCPVKIRK from the exons ATGGACAACAGTAGAACCTGTGGGACGTGTGAGGCTCCTCTAATGGTGCCAGGGGGGACTACGTCGA TCTTTGACTCTGTGCAGCCTTCCCCCATGAAGAACAACTTTCTGCACCACACCAGTGAAATCTCATTGACGGAGCTGATTGTGAGGCGAGGCCAGCCCTTCGACGTGGACATTAAACTGACGAAACCTTTCGACCCTAAACTTCACCCACTCAAAATTGTTGCAAGTACAG GAGAAAAACCAAGCGAGGACTCGGGGACAGCATCAATGTTCGGCATCCCAGATACTGTGAAACGGTCAGCATCAGCAAAGGCAGTGTGGAAGGTGGAGCTTCACAAAGACTCTGACCCAAAGTCGGGCAAACTGGTCCTCAGCATCTCCCCCCCAGCTGACGCCCCCATAGGGGAGTACACCCTCAAGGGTTGGCACAGGGACGAGGAAAAACTGCTGGCAAAGCCTGTGGTGCTCTTCAACCCCTGGTGTCGCG ACGACCAGGTGTACATGGAAAATGcgaaggaggtggaggagtaTGTGATGAATGAACAAGGAGTCTTGTACAGAGGAAGTAAAAACTACATCATGCCTCTAGACTGGGACTTGggacag TTTGAGGAAGACATGGTGAAAATTTCTTTAAAGATGTTGGACATCAGCCACAAACACTATGAGAACCCAGCTGAAGATGTTGCCTCTCGCAGCGACCCCATCTACGTCGGCCGCGTGATCAGCGCCATG ATCAACTCTGAAGATGACCACGGTGTCTTGGAGGGAAACTGGGGAGGCAATTATGAAGACGGGTTCTCACCCTCTCACTGGAGTGGCAGTCACGCCATCCTTAAACGCTGGTACGACAGCGACTGCAAACCGGTCAAGTACGGGCAGTGCTGGGTGTTCGCTGGTGTGATGTGCTCAG TGATGCGTCTGCTGGGTGTGCCCACCCGCACGATCACCAATTTTGCGTCAGCCCACGACACCAATGGGAATCTGACCATCGACCGGTTTTACGCCGAAGAGGGAGTCACACGAAAACAGACCCATGACAGTGTTTG gAACTTCCACGTGTGGACGGAGTCGTACATGAAGCGCCCTGACCTGTCAGAAACAGGCAAATATGACGGCTGGCAAGTTCTGGATCCAACACCGCAGGAGATGAGCGATA ATGTTTACTGCTGCGGTCCAGCCTCGGTCAAAGCCATCCGGATCGGACAAGTAGACCTCAAATATGACTGCCCTTTTGTCTTTGCTGAGGTCAATGCTGACATTGTTGATTGGCTG GTCAAAAAAGATGGCTCACAAACAAAGATCGAGTCTTTCCCTGGGAGAGTTGGTATCAATACCTCCACCAAGGCTGTCGGCTCCAAAAAGAGGGTGGACGTCACCGACACCTACAAACCAAAAGAGG GGTCAGATAAGGAGAGGGCTGTCTTTAAGTATGCCATCAACGTCACCAAAGACTACTCTGCAACTGATGACGAtgaagagatggaggaagaagaagaagaagagatggaggagaatGACGGCGCTGAAGAAGGGGAGGACAGCGTCGAGACAGAGGAGGGTGCTGAGGATGAAGAGGTGGAGGAGCCAGACATTGACGAgacagaggaggatgaggaagctccagctccagctccagctccagctccagttCCACCAGTGGTCATGACGTTTGTAGAG GTGACTCACCCGACAAACGGGAAGGATGTGAGATTGAAGCTGAAGCTGAAGAGCAGTACTGCCAGGCAGCTGTCCATTAACATCAGCGTCCAAGCCATGCATTACAACGGCAGGCCAGCTGTCAACATCAAGCATCAGGAGATGGAGAGGTCACTGGAACCTGGGAAAG CTCTGTTAATCCCTATCCGGATCCCGTTCATCATCTACCATGAACACATGATTAATGCTGACAGCATGAACGTATCAGCTGTGGTCACAGACATGGAGAACCCAGATCACACGTACCTGGCTGATGATGAAGTTGTGCTGCTTGACCCTCCCATTTCCCTGGAG ATTTTCGGTAAGCCCCAAGTCCACCGAAGAGCGAGAGGGGAGGTGGTTTTCAGGAACCCGGCCAACGAGACACTGACAAACTGCCATCTGACTCTCTCTGGAAGTGGCCTGTGGCGAGATGAGGTTGAAGTCAA GATTCCAGATCTGAGGCCAAACAGACAAGTTCGTGtcaagttcttttttttcccatacaAGGCCGGCAAGAAGACCGCCATGGCCGACTTCGACTGCAACAGCTTCAGAGACGTCAAGGTCTCTTGCCCGGTCAAGATCAGGAAGTAA